The following coding sequences are from one Phenylobacterium glaciei window:
- a CDS encoding class I SAM-dependent methyltransferase, translated as MNIDEQAAVNADIYRFAQGYLQKRGWFASLGGIPRNNEGVVPWITYPAYIQLKRIIRPDFKVFEYGCGGSSLWWANNVAAVTSVEHDKAWGENVSNAAQPNLTVIVREMGEAADAERIDAVAPFFAAPPELPLSHSDEHNIMHGLISETFIAYATEIMAFPKEYFDVIVVDGMARALSAWMAIQYLKPGGIIVFDNSDRWQYNGAYRMLSAAGFRRIDYYGPGPVNKIEWCTSLFVRDLNVFDASIDSPHGDCDLGW; from the coding sequence ATGAACATCGACGAACAGGCCGCGGTCAACGCCGACATCTACCGCTTCGCCCAGGGCTACCTGCAGAAGCGCGGCTGGTTCGCGAGCCTGGGCGGCATTCCGCGCAATAACGAGGGCGTGGTCCCCTGGATCACCTACCCAGCCTATATCCAGCTCAAGCGGATCATCCGCCCCGACTTCAAGGTGTTCGAGTACGGCTGCGGCGGCTCGTCCCTCTGGTGGGCCAACAATGTCGCCGCGGTCACCAGTGTCGAGCATGACAAGGCCTGGGGCGAAAACGTCTCCAACGCCGCCCAGCCGAACCTGACGGTCATCGTCCGCGAGATGGGGGAGGCCGCCGACGCCGAGCGCATCGACGCCGTGGCCCCGTTCTTCGCCGCCCCCCCGGAACTGCCGCTCTCGCACAGCGACGAGCACAACATCATGCACGGTCTGATCTCGGAGACCTTCATCGCCTACGCCACCGAGATCATGGCGTTCCCGAAGGAATATTTCGACGTCATCGTCGTGGATGGGATGGCGCGCGCGCTCAGCGCCTGGATGGCTATCCAGTATCTCAAGCCCGGCGGCATCATCGTTTTCGATAACTCCGACCGCTGGCAGTACAACGGCGCCTACCGGATGCTGAGCGCCGCCGGCTTCCGCCGCATCGACTATTACGGCCCCGGTCCGGTGAACAAGATCGAGTGGTGCACCTCGCTGTTTGTCCGCGACCTGAACGTCTTCGACGCCAGCATCGACAGCCCCCACGGCGACTGCGACCTGGGCTGGTAG
- a CDS encoding flagellin — MPYNSVNTNVGAMIALQNLNATNSDLSMTQNRINTGKKVANAKDNGAIWAIAQNQRAASGSLNAVRDSLQRSQSTVDVAIAGGETVSDLLLQMKEKALAASDSSLDGASRNALNEDFMALRDQIQKAVNNAAFNGVNMLNGAGVGGAVTISALADESGQSRLTVLAQDMSLGSPTSAVALIATDSIGTQTGAAAMITTIGTSIANVSTALSKLGTGSKSLANHMTFINKLQDAVDAGVGNLVDADLAKESARLTSLQTKQQLGVQALSIANQMPQTIMSLFRGG; from the coding sequence ATGCCGTATAATTCGGTGAATACCAACGTGGGCGCGATGATCGCGCTCCAAAACCTCAATGCGACCAACTCCGATCTGTCGATGACTCAAAACCGGATCAATACTGGCAAGAAGGTGGCTAACGCCAAGGACAACGGCGCTATCTGGGCGATCGCTCAGAACCAGCGCGCGGCGTCCGGGTCGTTGAACGCCGTCCGGGATTCGCTGCAACGCAGCCAGTCCACGGTCGACGTCGCCATCGCTGGTGGGGAAACGGTTTCGGATCTTCTGCTTCAGATGAAGGAAAAGGCTCTGGCTGCGTCCGATAGCAGTCTGGACGGCGCGTCGCGCAATGCCCTGAACGAAGACTTCATGGCCCTGCGCGACCAGATCCAGAAAGCTGTCAACAACGCGGCGTTCAACGGCGTGAATATGTTGAACGGAGCCGGTGTGGGCGGCGCGGTGACGATCTCGGCCCTCGCCGATGAGTCTGGGCAATCCAGGCTCACGGTCTTGGCTCAGGATATGTCGCTCGGCTCGCCCACAAGCGCTGTGGCTTTGATCGCGACGGATTCAATTGGGACCCAAACAGGCGCGGCCGCCATGATCACGACGATCGGGACTTCCATTGCGAATGTCTCGACCGCTCTGTCAAAGCTGGGCACGGGTTCCAAGTCGCTCGCAAACCACATGACCTTCATCAACAAGCTACAGGACGCGGTCGATGCCGGCGTGGGCAACCTCGTCGACGCCGACCTCGCCAAGGAGAGCGCAAGGCTCACCTCGCTGCAGACGAAGCAGCAACTCGGTGTCCAAGCGCTGTCGATTGCCAATCAAATGCCGCAGACGATTATGTCTCTGTTCCGCGGCGGTTAG
- a CDS encoding flagellin, which produces MPNSVNTNVGAMIALQNLNMTNSDLMTVQNRINTGKKIASAKDNGAIWAIAQNQRATSGSLNAVKDSLQRSQSTVDVAIAGGEAVSDLLLQMKEKALAASDSSLDTASRTALNEDFKALRDQIGKSVSNATFNGVNMINSGGTTIAALANDDGSSKLTVSAQDLSLGSTILGGGSGLTATSSIGTQTTAGAMITTIGTAIGAVSTALSKLGTGSKSIGAHLTFINKLQDSIDAGVGNLVDADLAKESARLTSLQTKQQLGVQALSIANSSSSGLLSLFRG; this is translated from the coding sequence ATGCCGAATAGCGTCAATACCAACGTCGGGGCGATGATCGCCCTGCAAAACCTCAACATGACCAACTCCGACTTGATGACGGTCCAGAACCGCATCAACACCGGCAAGAAGATCGCTTCCGCCAAGGACAACGGCGCCATCTGGGCCATCGCCCAGAACCAGCGTGCGACCTCCGGCTCCCTGAACGCGGTCAAGGACTCCCTGCAACGCTCGCAATCGACCGTCGATGTCGCCATCGCCGGCGGTGAGGCCGTGTCCGATCTGCTCCTGCAGATGAAGGAAAAGGCCCTGGCCGCCTCCGACTCCAGCCTCGACACCGCTTCGCGGACCGCCCTGAACGAAGACTTCAAGGCTCTGCGCGACCAGATCGGCAAGTCGGTCTCCAACGCGACGTTCAACGGTGTGAACATGATCAACTCGGGCGGCACCACCATCGCGGCCCTGGCCAATGACGACGGCAGCTCCAAGCTGACCGTCTCGGCTCAGGACCTGTCTCTCGGGAGCACCATCCTGGGCGGCGGCTCTGGCCTCACGGCGACGTCCTCGATCGGCACGCAGACCACCGCGGGCGCTATGATCACCACCATCGGCACCGCCATCGGCGCCGTTTCCACCGCTCTGTCGAAGCTCGGCACGGGGTCCAAGTCCATCGGGGCCCACCTGACCTTCATCAACAAGCTGCAGGACTCGATCGACGCCGGGGTGGGCAACCTCGTCGACGCCGACCTGGCCAAGGAAAGCGCACGCCTCACCTCGCTGCAGACCAAGCAGCAGCTCGGTGTCCAGGCGCTCTCGATCGCCAACAGCTCCTCTTCGGGTCTGCTCAGCCTCTTCCGCGGCTAG